One genomic region from Ptychodera flava strain L36383 chromosome 5, AS_Pfla_20210202, whole genome shotgun sequence encodes:
- the LOC139132972 gene encoding fucolectin-like, with protein MPPSTQSPTPRPTHPTPLKTEPQVTTTIPTLPPCEFPPGLRNVAQGKQTAQSSDKPRQDAGSEKAVDGDFNTNAKMGSCSWTDRDYEPWWKVDLGETYNVYEVVITNREDCCRFRLKNAEIRVGDSENFEDNPTCGMM; from the exons ATGCCGCCATCAACACAATCACCAACGCCACGACCAACTCATCCAACACCACTGAAAACGGAACCCCAAG TCACAACAACGATTCCGACCCTACCAC CTTGTGAATTTCCTCCTGGTCTTCGCAACGTCGCACAGGGTAAGCAAACTGCACAGAGTTCAGACAAACCAAGGCAAGATGCAGGGTCTGAGAAAGCAGTAGACGGAGATTTTAATACCAATGCCAAAATGGGTTCATGCTCATGGACAGACAGAGATTACGAACCTTGGTGGAAAGTAGACCTTGGAGAAACTTACAACGTCTATGAAGTTGTTATCACTAACAGAGAGGATTGCTGTC gTTTCCGTCTCAAGAATGCCGAGATCCGTGTTGGTGATAGTGAAAACTTCGAGGATAATCCAACTTGTGGAATGATGTAA